CTTGATCAAGAGCGGTTTCAAAAAGCTCCAGCGAATACCGATCTCGTATTCCTCTTCCAGGTCGCGGATGGCGTCCCAGCAATTATGGCAGGGAGCAATGACGAA
This is a stretch of genomic DNA from Deltaproteobacteria bacterium. It encodes these proteins:
- a CDS encoding (Fe-S)-binding protein translates to FVIAPCHNCWDAIRDLEEEYEIGIRWSFLKPLLIKMVEVPEHLLPQE